A part of Chthonomonadales bacterium genomic DNA contains:
- a CDS encoding PilT/PilU family type 4a pilus ATPase — MLTYAQSLDASDLFIRANVRPAIRLHGRVMTTEYPVLTAEDTRRLAYSKMTGRQIEEFERHHEMDLAFTLEGVSRIRSSIYMQRNTVAMSNRLIPMHIRSLEELGMPPTLAEFTKSRNGLVLVTGPTGSGKSTTLAAMIDLVNTNRRVNIVTIEDPIEYIHPDKAAIVSQREVGIDTDSFQEALKRVLRQAPDVILIGEMRDIETMNVALQAAETGHLVFATVHTSSAAETLDRLSNMFAPHERPMLWLRLSVSLRGVVSQKLLPRADGEGRVAAVEVMVVTPTIAKMLEDGKSEDIYSQIRQAGQETYWGMQTMNQCLLRFVRAGVITAEEALASAGNYTEMRQMLRR; from the coding sequence ATGCTCACGTACGCACAGTCGCTGGATGCCTCGGATCTCTTCATCCGTGCGAACGTGCGTCCCGCCATCCGACTTCATGGCCGGGTGATGACCACCGAGTACCCCGTGTTGACCGCCGAGGACACGCGGCGCCTGGCCTACAGCAAGATGACCGGCCGGCAGATCGAGGAGTTCGAGCGGCACCACGAGATGGACCTTGCCTTCACGCTGGAGGGCGTCAGCCGCATCCGCTCGAGCATCTACATGCAGCGCAACACGGTGGCCATGTCGAACCGCCTCATCCCGATGCACATTCGGTCGCTCGAGGAGCTGGGCATGCCGCCCACGCTCGCCGAGTTCACCAAGAGCCGAAACGGGCTCGTCCTCGTGACCGGCCCGACGGGGTCCGGCAAGTCGACTACGCTTGCCGCCATGATCGACCTGGTCAACACGAACCGGCGCGTGAACATTGTTACCATCGAGGACCCGATCGAGTACATTCACCCGGACAAGGCCGCCATCGTCAGCCAGCGCGAGGTCGGCATCGACACGGACTCGTTCCAGGAGGCGCTCAAGCGCGTGCTGCGGCAGGCGCCCGATGTCATCCTGATCGGTGAGATGCGCGACATCGAGACGATGAACGTGGCCCTCCAGGCCGCCGAGACCGGCCACCTCGTCTTCGCGACCGTGCACACCAGCAGCGCCGCGGAGACCCTCGACCGCCTCTCGAACATGTTCGCGCCGCACGAGCGGCCCATGCTGTGGCTGCGCCTGTCGGTGTCGCTTCGTGGCGTCGTCTCGCAGAAGCTGCTGCCGCGAGCCGACGGCGAGGGTCGCGTGGCGGCGGTCGAGGTCATGGTGGTTACGCCAACGATCGCCAAGATGCTGGAGGACGGAAAGTCGGAGGACATCTACAGCCAGATCCGCCAGGCCGGTCAGGAGACCTACTGGGGAATGCAGACGATGAACCAGTGCCTCCTGCGGTTTGTGCGCGCCGGCGTGATCACCGCGGAGGAAGCCCTGGCGAGCGCCGGCAACTACACGGAGATGCGCCAGATGCTGCGGAGGTGA
- the selD gene encoding selenide, water dikinase SelD, which yields MGLADLSQVLRELPKPLDERVLVGIGTGDDAGVFRLSDELALVQTLDFFTPVVDDPRTFGAIAAANSMSDVYAMGGTPLTAMNIVCFPIGERGAGELAQILAGGAAKVAEAGAVLIGGHSVDDAEPKYGLAVTGSVDPRRIASNAGARPGDAIVLTKPLGTGIVTTAAKYSDGVVAALDAACASMLALNRPAAEAMRSAGIGPEAAVHAATDITGYGLLGHLYQLARASGVAVEIEAAAVPALPQSVELAAAGFVTRADTETREHIGAALAVDASVPGPLLSLLLDPQTSGGLAICVDEASADALARELLERGAPCGARIGHVVAGAPALRAR from the coding sequence ATCGGCCTGGCCGACCTCTCGCAGGTGCTGCGGGAGCTTCCTAAACCGCTGGACGAGCGCGTGCTTGTCGGCATCGGCACCGGCGACGACGCGGGCGTGTTCCGCCTGTCCGACGAGCTCGCGCTGGTGCAGACGCTGGACTTCTTCACGCCGGTGGTCGATGACCCCCGCACGTTCGGCGCGATCGCGGCTGCGAACAGCATGAGCGACGTCTACGCGATGGGTGGGACGCCGCTGACCGCGATGAACATCGTCTGCTTCCCGATCGGTGAGCGCGGCGCCGGCGAGTTGGCGCAGATCCTGGCCGGCGGCGCCGCGAAGGTGGCCGAGGCGGGCGCCGTGCTGATCGGTGGGCACAGCGTGGACGACGCGGAGCCCAAGTACGGGTTGGCCGTGACGGGCTCCGTGGATCCGCGGCGCATCGCCTCGAACGCGGGGGCCAGGCCAGGCGACGCCATCGTGCTCACGAAGCCGCTCGGCACGGGCATCGTGACGACGGCGGCGAAGTACTCGGACGGTGTCGTGGCGGCGCTGGACGCCGCGTGTGCGTCGATGCTCGCCCTGAACCGGCCGGCGGCCGAGGCCATGCGCTCGGCGGGGATCGGGCCCGAGGCGGCCGTGCATGCGGCGACAGATATCACTGGCTACGGTCTCCTCGGCCACCTCTACCAACTCGCCAGAGCGAGCGGCGTGGCGGTTGAGATCGAGGCTGCGGCCGTTCCGGCGCTGCCGCAGTCCGTGGAGCTTGCCGCGGCGGGCTTCGTGACACGCGCCGACACGGAGACGCGGGAGCACATCGGCGCCGCGCTGGCGGTGGACGCGTCGGTGCCCGGTCCGCTGCTGAGCCTGCTGCTGGATCCGCAGACGTCCGGCGGCCTGGCGATCTGCGTTGACGAGGCGAGCGCGGACGCCCTCGCGCGCGAGTTGCTGGAGCGCGGCGCCCCGTGCGGCGCGCGGATCGGGCATGTGGTGGCCGGCGCGCCCGCCCTGCGCGCGCGCTGA